The region AATTGCGCACTTTTAATTATATGTAATTTCACCCCTACCCCAAAAGGGACGCACAATGCATGCATAGACCCTATCGCATAAAGTGATCAATGGAGTATCGAATCAACAAGCAGCAATGCATAAAGCCACACGTAAGCCTCACTACATATTATGAAGAGAGAGCGATATGTCGGTATAGTCAAGTGAGTCGTTAGTTTGATTCTTCCTCGACGTAAAAGGCAAAAGTCTaacttgtaatttatttttttctgtataATTGAGGGTACGAGCACATGAACTACGCAAGAACAATCATCCCAAGAGCATGCACTCTCAAGAATCcaactaaaaaaatatcattcacATGTTATCATCGAGACTCAAAAATCTCTAAACCCTAAAACTTGAACGACAATGTCTAATATTGTACTTCCAAATTCTTTGATGTGCTACTCTCATATCGAGACTCAAAAATCTCTAAACCCTAAAACTTAAAAACAATCTCTAATGTTGTACTTCCAAATTCTTTGACGTGCTACTCTCATCTAGGGTTTCCCCTTTTGttaagggaaaaaataaaacaaaagactCCATTAAGaagatcaaattaattttttccaaCCTTAATTAACTGTCAAGTGGACTAAAGTTAGTTCACTATGCGTAGCTTCAAGATTACACAgatagggaagaagaagagggctGAGCTTTACACGGCTCTACAAGCCACTGTGATCGCATAGAACAGCTGAATGGCGATCGCCGCCGCCCAACGCCGCCGCGTACCACCGCTGCTGCCATGATTGCCGGCACTTGTATCTGCGCTTGCTGGGCCTATTCCCACTGTCGTTTGCATCCCTGCAAAGCTCCCATTCTTCACAGTCGAGCTGCAGCATTCACGACCATAAGAGAAACTCATTATTCACCTCAATGATCCGATTTATAATTTTCAGggttgattaaaaaaaaaaatcactttttaaGTGATAGACGAGTATCGAAACTCGAGATAGTtcaaagtattttaaatttaatttgagagTCAAACGAGATGAGATTTAAGAAGTTTTCGTGCATCATAGATTGAGAATATAGTAatcggtattttttttttttttggtaattaaccctaattttagatgtttattttgaaatttttatttaacagtttacaaaaatatcaatttttgcCTATATTGCACGAAAATAAGAAACGTTtatgataaaaaatagaaacgtGAAAACGgacattcttctaaaaaaaatagGTATAAATAGGATTCgaaacgaaaataaaaaatatttcgaaAACATTTCAGAAACGGAAAAACAACGGCAACTATAAGAtatttccgtgcaacataaatttttgttacccttatatttaaaattagaattaaagttgaaaaataaaatcaaagtaGAGTAATTACCTGGATGGAAATTTGCAGCTACCCTCACctgaagtaaaaaataaataaataagaagatGTAAATAGGGTTTACAATCGAATAATAGAACATAACACATCAATACGTTGGTCTCAACTATCTAAATCCTACtactttttaaaattgtattggTACaaatagggttttttttttcaatgataAGGAGATAAGAAGTTGACTCAACACCATTTTGTCGGGAAATtcaaaaatgatgaaaaattctatatttaacCTTCTCGTTAAGAATGagtaatattttagttaaatcaaaataattcaattgaattaattgaaattgGTTCGATTTGCTTCAAGTTGTAGATTAAGTCGGGTCGGTTCGATTTactaaatttgataattttaatttaaaagttgacTCAACACtattttgttggaaaattcaaaaatgatgAAAGTTAAGTTAAAATAATTCAactgaattaattgaaattGGTTCGATTCGCTTCAAGTTGTAGATTAAGTCGGGTCGGTTTGATTTactaaatttgataattttaatttaacttaatatgtatattaaaagaattaaaccGACCAAAAAGTGGTTGAAAAATACTATACCTTGGGTATTGCAATACATTTGACCAACCAACCTCAAATTGGATTTTCCTTTTTTAGTTAGTAAAATAGTGAAGTGCCATTTCAATGGCACTTTATTAGGGAGTcaaaaagagaatgaaaaacgCTGCATTTTTTGACTTCTCATACACCTACCTAATCTCAAATAGACATTTTATTAAGGGTATTTGTTTGGTTCAGATTGGATCGAGACTCAGATATCTCAAAAATTCTAAACCTAAAAGCATGTGATTTCGGTCTTAATTAGttcaaactcttttttttttttttatataagacaCTATTATGTTGTTAGACGATGAGCAACATAGCAATTGACCGATTGAGAGAAGGGGTGAATGCGTCCACCCCCTCTCTCTCAGTCGTCAACTGCTATGTTGTCCGACAGTAGACAACATAACAGTTGCATATACatgtaaatgtaatttttattaaaaatatatctatataaactATAATACATGAAAACGTTCGAGAGTGTcgtttcaatgttttcaaagcATTTTCTATATCAAAGCACTAAGAaacatcaaaaaaatatttttgaactatttctataattttaaaaaattttcaggttgtttcataatattaaaaatatatcaaacatACATTTTCAATTTGACAACTAAATTTCATCTACAAAGAggttatcaaaatattttatgaaattttgtaaagttgtgaaataaacatatttcgtaaAGTTACAGAATTTCGTAGAGATAGAaaagttacaaaaaaaatttcgtaatatgtttgtttgaatgcgttacgaaatttatatttatttttaaattaaatatttttattttttaaataattatttttcattttcatttcatattgtATTCATTTCTCCTTTCATTCTCACACAATCTAACAAATAAGAATCAATGACATTGCTTCCCAAGACATAATTTGGATGACAAAGAATGGGTTGTGATATGTTGGTATTATTTTAGTAGGTCGTGAGTTCGAACATTGACCTCTTCGAGACACATCTTACCATTTACCTCTTCTAATAAAATCAAGAGGCTAAATGCTAAGTAGCGAAGGAAAGTTAAATCCCAAGAATCAATATGACATTTGACCAAACTCATTTCTTAGGGCCTTCATGGATTAGGCCTACGTACCCTAATAGCCCATTTAATGAAATAATCCAAACattaataaagttaaaaagaatCAAACTTATTACCTTAACCTTATGATTAGATTAACCTAATATTGGGATTAGCCTATGAATTTAAGATTAAAAGGGAaggaaataataattaattaatgagcaaaaagaaaagaaaaattaaattgggtAAACAATGGTTGAAGCCGTCAGTCAAGTCACTACTTACTGGGGTTGAGAGAGGTGAGGGCGGCGGTGCCGGCGAAGTTGCAGCTGTCGTCGGTGAGGTCGTTCTTGAGGAAGTAGTCGTTGAAGGCGTACGACGCCGTTTTGAACATGTCGGCGGGGTCGTAGCAGGCGCCGCCTTGTTGGATGGCCCGGCAGTCAGCGCCGCCGGCGCCGCAAGCCCAGTCCAGCGCCCTCTGCAGCGCCGCCGTCTCCGCGTTGTTCTTCGCCACGCACCACAGTTCCTCCGCTCCCGCTCCTCCGCCGCTCGCCGCCTGGGCCACCAGCTGGCAGAGAAAGTGGGCTGTGGAGAGCACGGTTACCAGGCGGAGGAGAAGAGATGGGGAGGAAGACGAAGCAGCCATTATTGTTtaccaagagagagagagagagagaggtggagAATCTATGCTATGGTGGTGGGTTTTCATGTTCGAGGGGGGCAGTTTGCAGAGAGAAATGTGACCGATGTGACCGTTGGTGCGTCGGGAAGGGAGATCTAAGCAGAGTGAGTGACAGGCTATGTGAGAGAAATGGATGTCTCTATTAGGCAGAAATATTaccaattttttaataaatattttataactgCTAAAACTGACAAACTCATATTTTTCTCGCTATTatgtattacatttttttatataattatttaatttttttattattttaattatattttttattatttcaattatatttttaaatttatatttttgagttaattatattttttataataatttaattttttattattttaattatatacatatttatatttttaatttaatttaattcttataaatgtatcaaatttataagaattatttatcaaatttatttacaagtgacataacattttataataatgaGTTGAACTTGATGTATAACATTAGACATAATATTATTcgtcaaaaatttaattctaatagatttcaaaaaattttatgtttatttataaatagataaactCTCATTCCAAATTTAGTATATCTCtgatattaatttcaatacGGTATTCAAGTATTCATTGTCTAAATTAAGCATCGAAGTATTTATCTAGAGACTCTTCTATGTCCTttgattataaataatttgatgacgatatttttaattaataaatttatatttatatttaaaaaataatataaatattattaattttaaatataatttattataatttttttgtatgtcACGTTAATATATAAAGATTGTTTATGAGATTTATCTGTGGCTAAAACATTCCCAATTAACTTAGATATTTAATTGAttagatttaatatttaataaatttcattGAATTCCTCTAACACTATTTTCTATGTTTTTGAGTGTAGTGTGAGCTGGAGAAGTCATTGTGGGGAACTTGAAAAATATTCCAAAGAGATATGGTAGCACATGTGAGTGTTGTTTGGGTATTGGCCTTTTAAATTTGGGTAAAttggttatatatatttgacatgttttgataggtattttaaaattaattttagaagtctttatatttttatttttatttcttacactttttgatgattaacaatttgtacctaattattttttattaatttataaaatatttaagcatagtatatgtattaccaaaattattatttttcattaaaattattttttatttaattttaatacgcataaaaaatttcatataaaaatataattttttaaaatactatagTGAATAGTGATCCAACTGTTGTGAATAGTAATCAGACCGTTGTGAACAGTAATTAGATCGTTATGAATagtgattttttgaaaaaacctataaataccccaaactcattttttagatatctaaataTTTCTATTGCATATCCAAAACACTCAAAAGTTCTCAAACGCTGTTAAACAAAATATCCAAGCAATTCaaggattttgaaatattattgcatATCTACCGAAGAGCTATAAagtaagaggagaaaaagagattgcaaaactaaatccaatcttctccattcaaactgaggtcactaatttatttatttatttaaatattattaccttgtatattttgtgattaattacttatttatttgtatccaagtgtggacaattatTTATGTAATACATCTATTTTAGAACTgtccgagaagaggtgctacgggaaaaatagataaaataaaataaactttctgataaactaaaattgaaatcatTAATAACTCAACTAATCAAAACTGGAAGTGTCTCAAATAACTGAAATTAAACTTTGAGTCACtataaactgaaaaccataaactttgCTTAAGGGATAATTcctcaattgaaatataaatacTTCTAATtgacaaaattcaataaaactcTCAGACATATTTTATTCTTGAGCGGatccacatacacacactactgaccaacgctgctaggccccacaccTGGTACTCCTCCGCTAGCTAGGACctgaaatggtgaagagtacaacatgagctacaaagctcagcaagtaataaattgGAAAGAATAATTAAAGCTGAATTGAGAAATATCAATACTTATAAAGTATTAACTGTCCTTGTACTGAAGGAATATTAATCACTGTAAAATtacatttacaagatgtaatgcacataaactgttaaacaaatgcaggtatgcaattTCAGTTCAAaggcccacataatctaatAATACATGCTTGATTGATCTGAATTTTGCATACATAAAAGctgtaagcacatattgtgggcaataaGCCCCTGACCCCCTGGTCGTTACCAAACGAGCAACTCATATCTGAGTTATAACGGAAACTGATAGATCCCCGTAGACTAGCCACCTAGCATACATAATACAATGCAATTCTCATACACATGCTGTCACACGATAtatagtgctccatataaagtcatgctcaatgctcatactaagatatatgcacataatctcacaaaataatgatgATCATGTcgtaataaatactaaacatatagtctgatcttcaatatattggaatacaaaaattatatgaattatgtattatggtatgAGCATGTTAGATTTATCATACTTGGCATGAGAATTTAGTATTTAGaagtattgaataatttaatttaaataaaacttgaattaagctTAATGGAAGCCATTATTTGAGTTGTTGGAAAAAACCATCCAGATTTGAAGGAAGGGTATCCGGATATGGGGGAGACATCCGGATAGGCTAAAGGCTCATCCACATACACTGGGACGCAAATATacaagctattcggatatgctgagagttattcaaatataacataggacatccggatatgattcaggCCATTCAGATAACTCACTAAGGTATTCAGATACTACATGAGACTAtttgaatatgaaattcaacttttgagagaggcatccggatataaaaccagacatccggatatgatggaTTTATCCGAATAGAAGGAAAGAGCATCTGGATATGAGTTATCTGGATGTACGAagaaccattcggatatcacacACAAAGAACTAGGAACTCATCTGAATATGAATCAATATATCCGAATATTACTCACAACAAGAACTAGACGTATCCGGATACGACTTGATGTGCCCGGATAtcactgtaacgacccgctcccactcacgggcgccaccggtaaataatcgaccggattactcacccgacgaaccacaactgaagggttggactatgtttcaacaggaaatgccctaggtgggaactaggcttcgtccttcccttcgctccactcaggaatcggtcccaactcaataagaaaaactcagcggactaagacccgaaacccgagtgagcttcacctctcttcagctcaccccatagcaagccagaggtgacccaggcacaaagctagcatacaaacacttcgctgagtattgggaatttatgagaacataccttgctggtcttgactcggtccgaaacttggctttaccgactatgccacattcaacaagcaatctcacaatcatctatcacactatgatgactacacaattaaatacatttaagctcaataacatggacatttactcacaagggtatacatacaccacgccccttGGCTACATGCAAGCAGtgttaaaaatacataactcgacaacacagctagttgccacaacgacCTCCCGGTGCCATctctgcttgcatccggacttgcatcatctacacatgaggtaaaacctcatgagtcataaagactcagtaagggtgcaatgcatgtaaatatgaatataatcatgtttatgtatgccaaatgcatacaaatgaggctaggctcacacatcctcgcaacccactaaggtttgaggcatcaacctatcagcccccacgactagtcctccatatggccacaggtccactagttcttgcatcacacaagatataaccactacatgccagtgcaacataaaaacattatcaagcatatttatcaacttgcaaggccacctccacatggggctgtcccttacctggctcgaagttTCATCTCtacctcggcacgaattccaacttgaatctcaagttcttctaggatcaccgtccctccggtcgaacctagatacaaccacacacaaaatcccaactccattaacctccggcattaaaccaatgccctcaactacgccgcacatcaccaaaatcattcattaacaaatttcaaataaccccaacacagggtttaatccaactaatactacctaattcattatctcacataatgagaataattaaattaatttacttcaattaattcaaaagaattaattaattacctcattcaatttggaaggaaaaatcggccaAACGCCCACAccgacgttgcttcccgagctGCCGTCtcatgcccgaaatcccattctcgagcttccgggacttttcctcaattttctgaaatttttcaggattttctcctattttccagaattttccatatttctttttcttttctatttttttttttcttttctattattttctttctcttctccccTGTTTTCTTCCTCCCGCGCGgtactgttcatcttcttccttagcGCGCACAGCGCCCGTGCGCCCAGCAACCGGCCACCGCCGCTGGCTCCACCGCCTCCAGCCACTGGCCGTGCACCCTCGACCACCGTGAGCCACGCCGACTCAACCTTCCGCACGCCACCAGCCCACCGCAACCAACTTCCTTGCGGGCACCTCTGCGCGCTGCAACTCCAGCACGCCTATCGCCATTGCCGCCGCTGGTTCAGCCTTCACCGGCCACCATTCATGGCCTCCGCCGCCTCCGCCAGCACCCTCAGACGCAAGTTACCTCAGGCGCGAGCCACCGCGGCCCCTTGTGCGCTGTTGCAGCTTCGATGCTGCTGTTGGTGCATCGGCTATGGCTGCTGCTTCAAACGGCCACCGCTGCCAGCCACCAAGGTCACTTCAGGCGGCCTTCAACCGGCCACCGCTGCTCGCCTTCGCCGCGCGCTTGCTGCCTCATCGCCTGCGGCGGCCTTGCTGTGGGGGGGGGGTGCTTcttcatcggccatggcagcaactgccatggccgaatgccttcaagctctctctcacactctctctctctctctcgcgcgcgcgATCACTCTTTACATCACTCAGCAATGCTCTCGGCCAAAATGCCTCATTCTCCCCCTCTCTGATTTTGAAATGACAGAGGCACTcctaggaagcttcaaggaagcttcctctcgcggcttacatatatatatatatatattaatttacacATAAATCCCCATTAATCAcacttaattccacttaagcaacttattaattgcacttaggaatttactaattacacttgggccctcccaatgcttaaattaattataattaaaccactcaaaatctcggtttatcaaaatttaatagccGACCACTACTCGGGAATACCAACCTCGTCCCTgtgcctgcacgggacctttattcaacccgaaaacacttaagggttgccttactccgGTAATTGAACCACCCCTTGGGTCCCCTTAGCTTCTAGGAGGTCCCCTCCacctattcggtattggcactcactcgggcttatatagaatttattctgaaaattatttccgGTCgaaccgcttccagcgtcattaatctcatctcgagacgctcatcaatctcttgccctcttccctggacatccaagtcccgaggcactcccagccaccaattcgataattttattaattaattactcgaaatttactcttgggcttcccgggccacccgggatcctttcaaaaataatcaaaattatttattttcaataccatgtaataccgggtattacaatcaCTCACAAACTTATAAGACTCATCCGGATGTGATACGagacatccagatatcactTGCAATTAAACTCTGGACATATCCAAATGTGAATCAAACCATCCAGTTATCACAAGGGTCATCCGGATACAAACAAAGGCTATCCAGATGTTACTCACagaaatatttttaactcaTTTGGATAGCCTCTACCTTATccagatgtcactcacatacttggaaaaatccatccggatatgaaggaACTCATCCGGATGTCTGCAAATTAACAACCCAAAAATGAATGCtcatcggacccctttggcgcttgttactaattgccttagaccagtctatccgaggctcatgaggatcgtactgtggaacataagcatgtaatttctctaacagcttatcaatggtggatgcagaaatgagaatctttcttgctgaacgagaaatgaactgttggtccacagcctgatcaagaaaagagagtaacccatggaaaaaatggttaacatttaaaagtccaatgggtttggtatggagattactcttggcccaggagattatacaaaagatttcttcaagtgttccaaaacctcctggtaaagcaatgaaggcatctgactgataaatcttacaagccatgcgctcagacatagaagtcgtttctataaattgaccgcgtgtaatcccggaaatatgtggttcagctaaagggattggcattacacctaccacagatgaattttcaagatgtacagcttgtgaaacataaccattcaatccacgacttccccctccatataccaaattaatttttttctctcctaattttttaccaagttcgctcgctgcaagtgcgtaacaaatatcgctcccaagttgagagccacaaagtaaacatatggtattgattcgacgaactaactggccttccatgtttgttccttttgtatgtcctgaaaagaagtttggcgatcaaaagtagctatacaacaattcaacaagaaataaatacaaacaaaaatcatgcgtatgtataagtagttgtgattgtggctcacatcttcctctggttttacgtccagaaacggcttaaacactttctatgaagcgggaataagcttcccatccaattttcttatagattggcaaacatggtcgtttttagtcagattcccaagactatagcgttggtggtcacttctgaactgggtccataaagcaagaagttctctttgcactattccacatggatgcgtctcaagagtcaatcagatatcatccaaagactccttactcagtccatcttttatgaaactaattttatcttctcaattTATGGatgtaaaccccacagatttgcatcgtgtgttacaggtccatcgagcacatttgtaacaaccattcactcttttcgctcttcttttcttcgcaaaactactcttccctaagcctggaaaatgcttaaaactaggtgaagtttcaccagctaatcgaacttttgcttcaattagccaacgaatatcttcagggatgttattacgcatcaacagccaaaatctttcacacctagcagcataaatttttttcaaatcattctgcgggagagatggatagtacttgtgaatttttgagagataaagatccatttttttttaaaaaaaaaaattatactaagaagaaaataaagaactataaactttacaaaagggatgagagtacctgatcggagaataacacaaatgagagaagattgagctcaagaggggtgacttgcctcatacagatatggagtctcttatagagcaatgggcatcactattctacactcgactcgaggcatgctataattgcaccgtcagacttgacgtcgtttagcgtctcatttttcaacatttggcagtatgcctttttttttttttcaacgctcggcgcctctgttttcaacatttggcagtgtgccttctttctttatagggcagtgtgattgcactgcccaagaaaagatggctaccaccagcgtcaattctgtctctctcaatttaatttttttttaattaattttgttttaatttttgttttttttttaggtaaaattttgtagacaccttaccccccaatttaaattgcgcattgtcctcaattggcaataaaaggatagaaaataggcatacctggcggtcttcaatacataaactcgtatggagaaattttatttagactgcacatagagagacactagttaagtaatgcagaaaaggaacaacttatatgtatatataaaattattttattatatttttatttatttatttttttagaatttttttttcttttcttccaattaaggatcaaatgagtgattgcccacctaatcgtataatatctcccattcactacaccacttttaaagttattttcaaaattatataaattgatttttctcatgaatgcacatatatattttgaaaatatatcgtccggaggtgttggttttattatatccgcgtatggcacattaatttgcacaaacatctcacacgtgtttggtttaatttgatcctcaataatatcgactaacctaaaagatagaaattgaggggtaaatgtggataaacttatgattttttcacattttgg is a window of Diospyros lotus cultivar Yz01 chromosome 10, ASM1463336v1, whole genome shotgun sequence DNA encoding:
- the LOC127811930 gene encoding PLASMODESMATA CALLOSE-BINDING PROTEIN 5-like — protein: MAASSSSPSLLLRLVTVLSTAHFLCQLVAQAASGGGAGAEELWCVAKNNAETAALQRALDWACGAGGADCRAIQQGGACYDPADMFKTASYAFNDYFLKNDLTDDSCNFAGTAALTSLNPSEGSCKFPSSSTVKNGSFAGMQTTVGIGPASADTSAGNHGSSGGTRRRWAAAIAIQLFYAITVACRAV